The Cohnella abietis genome has a segment encoding these proteins:
- a CDS encoding ABC transporter permease: MKYRSNQAHYHMMLLPGLLLLVVFSIIPMAGIVMAFQDFKIGLGIWRSPWIGLQNFKYLFELSDSRVIFYNTIFIAVFKIIGNLLVPLTFAILLNELRGRFFKRFVQTVVYVPHFLSWVILSGIIVEMTTTDGLVNQIVKAFGGEPIIFLASNQWFPVILISSDIWKEFGFGTIIYLAALTGINPSLYEAAVIDGASRPQQIRYITLPLLVPTFILLATLSIGNVLNAGFDQVFNLYNPLVYESGDIIDTYVYRAGLINAQFGLATAVGLMKSVISFLLIIVSYTLASRFANYRIF; encoded by the coding sequence ATGAAATACCGGTCTAACCAAGCACATTACCACATGATGTTGTTGCCGGGACTCTTGCTCCTTGTAGTGTTTAGTATTATCCCGATGGCAGGGATTGTCATGGCTTTTCAAGATTTCAAAATAGGTCTCGGCATATGGAGATCCCCTTGGATTGGCTTGCAAAACTTCAAATACTTATTCGAACTGTCCGATAGCAGGGTCATTTTCTACAATACTATTTTTATTGCGGTGTTCAAGATCATTGGAAATCTATTGGTTCCCTTGACATTCGCCATTCTTCTGAACGAGTTAAGGGGCCGTTTTTTTAAGAGATTCGTCCAGACCGTCGTCTATGTACCTCATTTTTTGTCGTGGGTTATTTTGTCAGGAATCATTGTTGAAATGACCACCACAGATGGTCTGGTCAATCAAATCGTAAAAGCGTTTGGCGGAGAACCTATTATCTTTCTGGCAAGCAATCAATGGTTTCCCGTTATTCTGATTTCCAGCGATATTTGGAAGGAATTCGGATTCGGAACAATCATCTACTTGGCTGCACTAACAGGAATCAATCCTTCCCTGTACGAGGCGGCAGTCATCGACGGAGCATCGCGACCGCAACAGATTCGATATATTACGTTGCCGTTGCTCGTTCCAACATTTATCCTGCTTGCAACATTAAGTATCGGAAATGTTTTGAATGCGGGTTTCGATCAAGTATTCAATCTATATAATCCGTTAGTCTACGAATCGGGCGATATTATCGACACCTATGTTTATCGTGCCGGTCTGATCAATGCTCAATTCGGACTCGCTACAGCTGTCGGTCTTATGAAATCGGTCATTTCATTTCTATTGATTATTGTATCTTATACGCTGGCATCCCGGTTTGCCAATTATCGCATCTTCTAA
- a CDS encoding extracellular solute-binding protein, translating into MRNRKMLAFVIALTLVLSACAKNESNEGKASNSGASPTASQSAEGTASATSASEENPFKMAEPVEISIIKSVVPDLKLPPGESIEDNHFAKYLADKTNIRFKVLWYATGDDFTQKQKLAIASNDLPDIMSVDETTFRSLVEGGQVEDLTEYYNKYASDKVKEMYGAANNLPLEKATIDGKLYAMPNISVLADSISMAWVRQDWLDKLKLPAPKTVDDIATIAKAFVEQDPDGNNKKDTVGLLGNNVELYSFAYTGSYDFTAIFHAFDSYPGLWLKDENGKVVYGSTTLQTKQTLAKLKEMYSNGLIDKEFMIRKESSQLVNNGKAGLFFGPWWAPWPLGDSIKVDKNADWKPYLIQDSQGKYNTHMVPPTTQFLVVKKGFKYPEALVKHINFYLSNGTGVSGARDKAEEDQLLDYSLLQHLYPLYTTFDYPDAVARKHEVLKKALDGQIAPEELTPEMKGHYDRWQRDLKNPKAEPGDWSAPYAYLYGGGLLTQKMDKEVYNAFTATTKTMSQKWANLLKMEKEVFFKIVAGDKPVDDFDKFVEAWKKQGGDQIIAEIEAELQK; encoded by the coding sequence ATGAGAAACAGAAAGATGCTAGCGTTTGTAATCGCTTTAACTTTGGTGCTATCGGCATGCGCGAAAAATGAGAGCAATGAAGGGAAAGCATCAAACTCGGGAGCGAGCCCAACGGCTTCGCAAAGCGCTGAAGGTACTGCCTCGGCAACAAGTGCTTCGGAGGAAAATCCGTTCAAGATGGCAGAGCCTGTTGAAATCTCCATTATTAAATCTGTCGTTCCCGATCTTAAGCTGCCTCCAGGCGAGTCCATCGAGGACAATCACTTTGCGAAATACTTGGCGGATAAAACGAATATTCGCTTTAAAGTACTATGGTACGCGACGGGAGACGATTTTACCCAGAAGCAGAAATTAGCGATCGCTAGCAACGACTTGCCAGATATCATGTCTGTTGATGAGACAACGTTTCGTTCTTTGGTTGAAGGTGGGCAGGTTGAAGATTTAACCGAGTATTACAATAAATATGCCTCGGATAAAGTTAAGGAAATGTACGGAGCTGCCAACAATCTACCTTTGGAGAAAGCAACGATAGATGGAAAGCTTTACGCCATGCCGAATATTAGCGTGCTGGCCGACTCGATCAGTATGGCATGGGTAAGACAGGATTGGCTGGATAAGTTAAAGCTTCCGGCGCCGAAAACAGTGGACGATATCGCTACGATCGCCAAGGCTTTTGTCGAGCAAGATCCTGACGGGAACAATAAGAAAGATACCGTTGGTTTGTTAGGCAACAATGTAGAACTATATTCATTCGCTTATACAGGCAGCTATGATTTTACCGCGATTTTCCATGCGTTTGATTCCTATCCCGGCTTATGGTTGAAGGATGAGAACGGAAAGGTTGTATATGGCTCGACAACGCTGCAAACGAAACAGACCTTGGCTAAGCTCAAGGAGATGTACAGCAACGGACTTATTGATAAAGAGTTCATGATCCGTAAAGAATCGAGCCAGCTCGTCAACAACGGTAAAGCAGGGCTGTTCTTCGGGCCTTGGTGGGCTCCTTGGCCGCTGGGCGACTCCATTAAAGTAGACAAAAACGCAGATTGGAAACCGTACCTGATTCAGGATTCGCAAGGTAAATACAATACGCACATGGTTCCGCCAACGACGCAATTCCTTGTCGTGAAGAAAGGCTTCAAGTATCCGGAAGCGCTCGTGAAACATATCAACTTCTACTTGAGTAACGGTACGGGCGTTAGCGGGGCGCGAGATAAGGCGGAGGAGGATCAACTGTTAGATTACAGCTTGCTCCAGCATCTCTATCCTTTGTATACGACATTCGACTACCCTGACGCAGTGGCGCGCAAGCATGAAGTGCTGAAGAAAGCTTTGGATGGACAGATCGCGCCGGAAGAGCTTACGCCGGAAATGAAAGGGCATTACGATCGTTGGCAGAGGGATCTGAAAAATCCGAAGGCCGAACCGGGAGATTGGTCTGCTCCTTATGCATATTTGTACGGCGGCGGACTTCTGACGCAGAAAATGGATAAAGAAGTATACAATGCGTTTACGGCAACGACCAAAACGATGAGTCAAAAATGGGCGAATCTCTTGAAGATGGAAAAGGAAGTTTTCTTCAAAATCGTTGCAGGAGATAAGCCGGTAGATGACTTCGACAAATTCGTCGAAGCTTGGAAGAAGCAAGGCGGAGATCAGATTATTGCGGAGATCGAGGCGGAATTGCAAAAATAA
- a CDS encoding response regulator transcription factor, whose product MIKVLVVDDDHLVRRGFISMMPWSLHGMEVVGEASNGLKALEFLQEHSIDLLIVDLLMPMMSGMELMREVRKLYPSLHIVVLTFHQEFEYIQESLRLGAVDYITKLELENEQMDSVLERISQRILEKTRDQTKPADETSQSITDGVRDQTQMSLHHNGYSEEVRNAVIKAMEYIKSEIHHDLHLPAVAAKVGISRSYFSRCFKDIAGTNFNDYVRGLRIEKAKQLLMQSNRSIRWIASESGYPNEKYFCRIFREATGFLPSHYRKIEGRSSK is encoded by the coding sequence ATGATTAAAGTGCTGGTGGTGGATGACGATCATCTTGTAAGACGCGGATTCATATCGATGATGCCTTGGAGCCTGCATGGGATGGAAGTCGTCGGGGAGGCATCGAATGGGCTCAAGGCATTAGAGTTTCTGCAAGAACATTCCATCGACTTGCTTATCGTCGATTTGTTAATGCCGATGATGTCGGGCATGGAGCTAATGCGAGAAGTGAGGAAATTGTATCCTTCCCTTCATATTGTCGTTCTTACGTTTCATCAGGAGTTCGAGTATATTCAAGAATCATTGCGTCTCGGAGCTGTTGACTATATTACAAAATTAGAGCTGGAAAACGAGCAAATGGACAGTGTCTTGGAGAGGATCTCTCAACGTATCTTAGAGAAAACACGGGATCAAACGAAACCCGCGGACGAGACGAGTCAGTCGATTACAGACGGCGTTCGGGATCAAACGCAAATGTCGCTACACCACAACGGCTATTCGGAGGAAGTAAGAAACGCTGTCATTAAAGCGATGGAATATATTAAAAGCGAAATTCATCATGACCTTCATCTCCCTGCCGTAGCGGCGAAAGTAGGCATAAGCCGGAGTTACTTTAGTCGTTGCTTCAAAGACATTGCCGGCACAAACTTCAACGATTATGTTCGGGGGTTAAGGATTGAAAAGGCAAAGCAGCTGTTAATGCAATCGAATCGTTCCATTCGCTGGATAGCATCAGAATCGGGATATCCGAACGAGAAATACTTTTGTCGGATTTTTCGAGAGGCAACAGGGTTTTTGCCCAGTCATTATCGAAAAATAGAGGGGAGATCGTCGAAATGA
- a CDS encoding sensor histidine kinase: protein MLMKFLNDFLLPGSLKKRLVILLLICSLSPLIVIGGISYYSMHSILSNKAERAVRANLQQVRLTFENTFSQLNHASQLLAFDGRVGQSLDVYLQSEQFERRERQEEIQSQVNLIHFTNPSLGLMFYYSADTLEHFFENYSVSNFNPEALPLLSQFTGINYYGPHKSFNSLNGDNVVLSVIRKVNLPSKGNIYVYIETNYKFAESIIKNDLSVQYLIADRTGTIVYSENQKDFPLHTKYFQNDKKTESQKKYLTFEDVSNQQWKVISTIDNKVYTQEISSWVKQFMIFAICSLLLSFLIAWILWRSIYKPLQILSKSIEFIKNNKLIYSVPATQIVEFDLIGDELEMMRKRIGELINEVRDKEKKKALLEIEKLTHQINPHFLYNTLDTIRWLARANGQAEIDTLVSTLNKVLHYNLGKGGPAVIRQEIEALHNYVKLQGIRYNFDFDVKIFVSDDILELPIPRFLLQPLVENSLYHGLEDNGSIQVRVERDGERHVNLFVSDNGQGMSDKQIRRLTGTDNGDQDNMGLGIGLNYVYRMLKFKYGEEADLTIESNDGKGTLIKLRIPIMEQLPNSLMEYGGDTDD from the coding sequence ATGTTGATGAAATTTCTGAATGATTTTCTTTTGCCCGGTTCACTTAAAAAACGTCTAGTCATTTTACTACTTATATGCTCTTTGTCCCCGCTCATCGTAATTGGCGGTATTTCTTACTATTCGATGCACTCCATCCTTTCAAACAAGGCAGAACGGGCTGTTCGTGCGAATCTTCAGCAGGTCAGACTTACGTTCGAGAATACTTTCTCCCAGTTGAATCATGCCTCGCAGCTTCTCGCCTTTGATGGACGTGTCGGTCAAAGCTTGGATGTCTATCTCCAGTCTGAGCAATTCGAGAGGAGAGAACGGCAAGAAGAAATTCAAAGTCAAGTCAATTTAATCCATTTCACTAATCCTTCGCTCGGACTTATGTTCTATTATTCGGCAGATACATTGGAGCACTTCTTTGAGAACTATTCCGTTAGCAATTTTAACCCTGAAGCTCTGCCTTTGCTGTCCCAATTCACGGGAATAAACTATTATGGCCCTCATAAGTCATTTAACTCCCTAAATGGGGATAACGTTGTTTTGTCCGTCATTCGGAAAGTAAACCTGCCTTCGAAAGGAAATATATATGTCTATATTGAAACCAACTACAAATTTGCCGAGAGCATCATAAAGAATGACTTATCTGTACAGTATTTGATCGCTGATCGAACGGGCACTATTGTTTATAGTGAAAATCAGAAGGACTTTCCGCTACATACTAAATACTTTCAAAACGATAAGAAAACCGAATCGCAAAAAAAATATTTGACGTTTGAAGATGTAAGCAATCAACAATGGAAGGTTATTTCTACCATCGATAATAAAGTTTATACACAGGAAATTAGCAGCTGGGTGAAGCAATTTATGATATTTGCGATATGCTCTCTGTTGCTAAGCTTTCTGATTGCCTGGATCTTATGGCGCAGTATTTATAAGCCGCTTCAAATTTTATCCAAATCGATAGAATTTATTAAAAACAATAAGCTGATCTATTCGGTCCCCGCTACCCAAATCGTAGAGTTTGATCTCATTGGGGATGAGTTGGAAATGATGAGAAAACGAATTGGGGAATTGATAAACGAGGTTCGTGATAAAGAAAAGAAGAAAGCTCTTCTCGAAATCGAAAAGCTAACCCATCAGATTAATCCGCATTTCCTTTACAATACGCTGGATACGATAAGATGGCTGGCACGTGCGAACGGACAAGCTGAGATTGATACTTTAGTATCCACCCTTAATAAAGTATTGCACTATAACCTTGGTAAAGGCGGTCCTGCAGTCATTCGCCAAGAGATTGAAGCATTGCACAATTATGTGAAATTGCAAGGGATTCGATATAATTTTGATTTTGATGTTAAAATTTTCGTGTCCGATGACATACTTGAGCTCCCGATCCCCAGATTTTTATTGCAGCCGTTAGTTGAAAATTCACTCTACCACGGGCTTGAGGATAACGGCTCCATTCAAGTTAGAGTGGAGAGAGATGGGGAAAGACATGTCAATTTATTTGTATCCGATAATGGACAAGGGATGTCCGACAAACAGATTCGCCGTTTAACGGGCACAGACAACGGTGATCAAGATAACATGGGTTTGGGGATCGGTTTGAATTATGTATACCGGATGTTAAAGTTCAAGTACGGCGAGGAAGCGGATTTGACGATCGAGAGCAATGACGGAAAAGGAACGTTGATCAAGCTTCGTATACCAATTATGGAACAGCTGCCAAACAGCCTTATGGAATATGGGGGTGACACCGATGATTAA
- a CDS encoding sulfatase family protein, with the protein MPRKRKNILLITSDQQHWNTLGFRNPEISTPNLDRLAAQGTTYNRAYCPNPTCTPTRSSIITGQYPSQHGAWSLGTKLSEDQRTVGEDFTAAGYRTALIGKAHFQPLASTEEYVSYESYPILQDLDFWRKFNGPFYGFQHIELTRNHTNEGHAGQHYGVWLEENGCDNWRDYYMKPAGSMDPAERHKWRIPERFHYDAWIAERTNALLAEYVDNDEPFFLWSSFFDPHPPYLVSEPWDTMYDPDKLTLPTVTKGEHDANPPHFGLTQQTNPDFSAFGETGKGMIGMHSHVHDEQELRKDIAVYYGMISLMDKYIGKILDQLDRLGLADDTVVMFTSDHGHAFGHHGLIAKGPFHYEDLLRVPMIVRHPEQKVRGQVSDALQSLVDCAPTFLGLAELPIPRSMTGIDQSAVWLGEMERIRDHILCENHHEPTLIHLKTYVDDRYKLTVYYNREYGELFDLQEDPGELRNLWNDPRAAELKSKLMLRYIWAELGKEPMWMPRVSGA; encoded by the coding sequence GTGCCACGTAAACGTAAAAATATTTTACTCATCACGAGCGATCAGCAGCACTGGAATACCCTGGGATTCCGCAATCCAGAAATATCGACGCCGAATCTGGATCGTCTCGCGGCGCAGGGGACGACTTATAACCGGGCTTATTGCCCGAATCCGACGTGTACACCGACCCGTTCTTCCATTATTACTGGCCAATATCCGAGCCAGCACGGAGCTTGGTCGCTCGGGACGAAGCTGTCCGAAGATCAGCGTACGGTCGGCGAAGATTTCACGGCGGCGGGCTATCGGACGGCGCTCATCGGAAAGGCACATTTTCAACCGCTCGCTTCCACGGAGGAATACGTGTCCTACGAATCGTACCCAATCTTGCAAGATCTCGATTTCTGGCGGAAGTTCAATGGCCCGTTCTACGGCTTCCAGCACATCGAGCTAACGCGGAACCATACGAACGAAGGCCATGCTGGACAGCATTATGGGGTTTGGCTGGAGGAGAACGGCTGCGACAATTGGCGCGACTACTACATGAAGCCGGCTGGCTCCATGGATCCGGCGGAACGGCATAAGTGGCGTATCCCGGAGCGGTTCCATTATGACGCCTGGATCGCCGAGCGCACGAACGCGTTGCTGGCAGAATACGTGGACAACGATGAGCCGTTCTTCCTCTGGTCGAGCTTCTTCGATCCGCATCCGCCTTACCTCGTGTCGGAGCCTTGGGATACGATGTACGATCCAGACAAGCTTACGCTGCCTACAGTTACCAAAGGCGAGCATGACGCCAATCCGCCTCACTTCGGGCTGACGCAGCAGACCAACCCGGATTTCTCGGCGTTCGGCGAAACGGGCAAGGGTATGATTGGCATGCACTCCCACGTTCACGACGAGCAGGAGCTGCGTAAGGATATTGCCGTCTACTATGGCATGATCAGTCTCATGGACAAGTACATCGGCAAGATTCTCGACCAACTGGATCGGCTTGGGCTCGCGGACGACACTGTCGTCATGTTTACATCCGATCACGGGCATGCGTTCGGCCATCATGGCCTTATCGCAAAGGGCCCATTCCACTACGAGGACTTGCTCCGGGTGCCGATGATCGTACGACATCCGGAGCAGAAGGTAAGAGGACAGGTATCGGATGCATTGCAGTCGCTTGTCGACTGCGCGCCGACGTTCCTTGGACTTGCGGAATTGCCGATTCCGCGCTCGATGACGGGAATCGACCAGAGTGCGGTGTGGCTAGGCGAGATGGAACGCATCCGGGACCATATTCTGTGCGAGAACCATCATGAGCCGACATTGATTCATTTGAAAACGTACGTGGACGACCGCTACAAGCTGACTGTTTACTACAACAGGGAGTATGGCGAGCTGTTCGACCTCCAAGAGGATCCGGGGGAGCTGCGCAACCTATGGAACGATCCGCGGGCAGCGGAGCTGAAGTCGAAGCTGATGCTCCGGTACATCTGGGCGGAGCTTGGCAAGGAACCGATGTGGATGCCACGAGTGTCGGGAGCATAG